The proteins below come from a single Beutenbergia cavernae DSM 12333 genomic window:
- a CDS encoding carbohydrate ABC transporter permease, translated as MTATSGTAASSAPATTRTATPTRQRRHVGPEHGSTSPARTIIVTGILVVVALYFLVPVYWVFVAATKTTEDLFATNGFWFAPTFNLWSNIAQVFTYDGGIFVRWFANSVLYAGVGGLIATYFAAAGGYALAKYSFRGRELVFGLILGGVLVPGTATALPLFLLFSQLGLANTYASVLIPSLVSPFGLFLCRIYATATVPDSIVEAARIDGAGELRIFHQLGLRALTPALVTVFLFQLVGIWNNYFLPLVMLADQSLYPITLGLNNWRAQVDRLPEFYELTTGGVLVSVVPLAIAMIVLQRYWRGGLTAGAVKE; from the coding sequence GTGACCGCGACCTCGGGCACCGCGGCGTCGTCGGCCCCGGCCACGACCCGGACGGCGACGCCCACCCGTCAGCGCCGGCACGTCGGCCCGGAGCACGGGAGCACCTCCCCGGCCCGCACGATCATCGTGACGGGGATCCTCGTCGTCGTCGCCCTCTACTTCCTCGTCCCGGTGTACTGGGTGTTCGTCGCCGCGACGAAGACCACCGAGGACCTGTTCGCCACGAACGGCTTCTGGTTCGCGCCCACGTTCAACCTGTGGTCCAACATCGCGCAGGTCTTCACGTACGACGGCGGGATCTTCGTCCGCTGGTTCGCGAACTCCGTGCTGTACGCCGGTGTCGGTGGGCTCATCGCGACGTACTTCGCCGCGGCGGGGGGCTACGCGCTCGCGAAGTACTCCTTCCGGGGCCGGGAGCTCGTGTTCGGGCTGATCCTCGGCGGCGTGCTCGTCCCCGGGACGGCGACGGCGCTGCCGCTGTTCCTGCTGTTCAGCCAGCTCGGCCTCGCGAACACGTACGCCAGCGTGCTCATCCCGTCGCTCGTCTCACCGTTCGGGCTGTTCCTGTGCCGGATCTACGCGACGGCGACCGTGCCGGACTCGATCGTCGAGGCCGCCCGGATCGACGGCGCGGGCGAGCTGCGCATCTTCCACCAGCTCGGTCTGCGCGCCCTGACGCCGGCACTCGTCACCGTGTTCCTGTTCCAGCTCGTCGGCATCTGGAACAACTACTTCCTGCCGCTCGTGATGCTCGCCGACCAGTCCCTCTACCCGATCACGCTCGGGCTCAACAACTGGCGCGCGCAGGTCGACCGGCTGCCCGAGTTCTACGAGCTCACCACGGGCGGGGTGCTGGTCTCGGTGGTCCCGCTGGCCATCGCGATGATCGTGCTCCAGCGGTACTGGCGCGGTGGCCTGACCGCCGGAGCCGTCAAGGAGTGA
- a CDS encoding carbohydrate ABC transporter permease, with amino-acid sequence MTRAPWILLAPFLLFFLFAFVLPIGYAIVQSFVGVQREGLFGEEGITTAFVGFANYASALGNAEFVASIWRVLLFGIVQVPVMIIFATILALLLETASARWPQFFRASYFMPYGVPGVIATILWSFLYLPGLSPIVDLAERLGITVDFLGPSTVLWSIANIVTWTYTGYNMLIIVAQLKSIPGELYEAARVDGASTWRIARSVQLPLIRPALVLATVFSIIGTLQLFAEPQVLQTVSPAINNDYTPNLSAFNSAFNYNEYGVAAAQSVIIALAAFILSFAFLRFVNRKGRS; translated from the coding sequence ATGACGCGGGCTCCGTGGATCCTGCTCGCCCCGTTCCTGCTCTTCTTCCTGTTCGCGTTCGTGCTGCCGATCGGCTACGCGATCGTGCAGAGCTTCGTCGGCGTCCAGCGCGAGGGCCTCTTCGGCGAGGAGGGGATCACGACGGCGTTCGTCGGCTTCGCGAACTACGCGTCGGCTCTCGGGAACGCCGAGTTCGTGGCGTCGATCTGGCGGGTGCTGCTGTTCGGGATCGTCCAGGTGCCGGTGATGATCATCTTCGCGACGATCCTCGCCCTGCTGCTCGAGACGGCGTCGGCTCGCTGGCCGCAGTTCTTCCGTGCCTCGTACTTCATGCCGTACGGCGTGCCCGGCGTGATCGCGACGATCCTCTGGTCGTTCCTGTACCTGCCCGGCCTGAGCCCGATCGTCGACCTCGCGGAGCGGCTCGGGATCACCGTCGACTTCTTGGGGCCGAGCACCGTCCTGTGGTCGATCGCGAACATCGTGACGTGGACGTACACGGGCTACAACATGCTCATCATCGTCGCGCAGCTGAAGTCGATCCCGGGCGAGCTGTACGAGGCGGCCCGGGTCGACGGCGCGAGCACGTGGCGGATCGCGCGGTCGGTGCAGCTCCCGCTCATCCGCCCCGCGCTCGTCCTCGCGACGGTCTTCTCGATCATCGGCACGCTCCAGCTGTTCGCGGAGCCTCAGGTGCTGCAGACGGTGTCGCCGGCGATCAACAACGACTACACGCCGAACCTCTCGGCGTTCAACTCCGCGTTCAACTACAACGAGTACGGCGTGGCCGCGGCGCAGTCCGTGATCATCGCGCTCGCCGCGTTCATCCTGTCGTTCGCGTTCCTCCGCTTCGTGAACCGGAAGGGACGCTCGTGA
- a CDS encoding extracellular solute-binding protein, producing the protein MGGISRRRALQLGLGASAGAALAACAPATANPNTQPVIPRADGPVRLTYWAWLKDLQNVCDIWNAANPDVQVDAVWIQGGNGGGYQKMFSALAAGGGPDIGQVELRQVPAFMLVNGLVDVARYGMNDVTDRYDEALVSQVTFNDGIFGVPQDSGPCAFYYRTDLLEGIGAQAPTTWDEWAELAAEVRSADAYLESFNVGDTSGFCSFATQAGANWWQIDGDAWVVDMADDVTLEVADFFDRAVDQDLLDTGFGAFSPGWYAAVANDGIYAVTSASWGDALIQSAASTEGLWQVAPMQTWPQGYGSTYLGGSTAAVMANSRHPAEALDFCVWMTTSEEGVDAMIEHCGIGWSPARDFIGTPRMGPSEFFGGQSYNEEIFVPAAQEQNTDWTWAPPTQRIFNVLADGFRRKLTAGDTFVQAVRDAQDATIRILADSGLNVRSA; encoded by the coding sequence ATGGGCGGCATCTCGAGGCGTAGGGCGCTCCAGCTGGGCCTCGGCGCGAGCGCCGGAGCGGCGCTCGCCGCCTGTGCGCCGGCGACGGCGAACCCCAACACCCAGCCGGTGATCCCGCGGGCGGACGGACCGGTCCGTCTGACGTACTGGGCGTGGCTCAAGGACCTGCAGAACGTGTGCGACATCTGGAACGCCGCGAACCCGGACGTGCAGGTCGACGCGGTCTGGATCCAGGGCGGCAACGGCGGCGGCTACCAGAAGATGTTCTCGGCGCTCGCGGCCGGCGGCGGACCGGACATCGGCCAGGTCGAGCTGCGCCAGGTTCCGGCGTTCATGCTGGTCAACGGCCTGGTCGACGTCGCTCGGTACGGGATGAACGACGTCACCGACCGCTACGACGAGGCGCTCGTCAGCCAGGTCACGTTCAACGACGGCATCTTCGGCGTCCCGCAGGACTCCGGCCCGTGCGCGTTCTACTACCGCACCGACCTGCTCGAGGGCATCGGCGCGCAGGCCCCGACCACCTGGGACGAGTGGGCCGAGCTCGCCGCAGAGGTCCGGTCGGCTGACGCCTACCTCGAGTCGTTCAACGTCGGCGACACGTCAGGCTTCTGCTCCTTCGCCACCCAGGCCGGTGCGAACTGGTGGCAGATCGACGGCGACGCCTGGGTCGTCGACATGGCCGACGACGTCACGCTGGAGGTCGCCGACTTCTTCGATCGCGCCGTCGACCAGGACCTGCTGGACACCGGCTTCGGCGCCTTCTCGCCCGGCTGGTACGCCGCCGTCGCGAACGACGGCATCTACGCGGTGACGAGCGCGTCGTGGGGCGACGCGCTCATCCAGAGCGCCGCGAGCACCGAGGGGCTGTGGCAGGTCGCGCCGATGCAGACCTGGCCCCAGGGCTACGGCTCGACCTACCTCGGCGGGTCCACGGCCGCCGTCATGGCCAACTCGCGACACCCCGCGGAGGCGCTCGACTTCTGCGTGTGGATGACGACGTCGGAGGAGGGGGTCGACGCGATGATCGAGCACTGCGGGATCGGCTGGTCGCCGGCGCGCGACTTCATCGGCACGCCGCGGATGGGGCCGTCGGAGTTCTTCGGCGGCCAGAGCTACAACGAGGAGATCTTCGTGCCGGCGGCGCAGGAGCAGAACACCGACTGGACGTGGGCGCCCCCGACGCAACGCATCTTCAACGTCCTCGCGGACGGGTTCCGGCGCAAGCTGACCGCCGGCGACACGTTCGTCCAGGCCGTGCGCGACGCCCAGGACGCCACGATCCGCATCCTGGCCGACTCCGGGCTCAACGTGAGGTCGGCGTGA
- a CDS encoding ThuA domain-containing protein: protein MEAGVGIVVLAGTGRYADPWHDFPGTSEAIAGVLRKEGHAVEVRPTEPDAFDLAGADLLVVNAGGGLHEDTGGTEWAAAHAALTTTLSIGMPVLGVHAAANTFTDVPAWHARLGGRWVVGTSMHPERGESRFDVVMPPHPIVAGLHTLHVADDERYSRLETDPFVVPLLDHAHDGLRHVCAWVHDGAHGRAVYDGLGHGATSYDSPDRRELLLREVRWLLGA from the coding sequence ATGGAGGCGGGAGTGGGCATCGTCGTCCTGGCGGGTACGGGCAGGTACGCCGACCCGTGGCACGACTTCCCCGGCACGAGCGAGGCGATCGCCGGCGTGCTGCGCAAGGAGGGTCACGCCGTCGAGGTCCGTCCCACCGAGCCCGACGCGTTCGACCTCGCCGGCGCCGATCTCCTGGTCGTGAACGCGGGCGGCGGTCTCCACGAGGACACGGGCGGCACCGAGTGGGCGGCTGCCCACGCGGCGCTCACCACCACGCTCTCCATCGGCATGCCGGTGCTCGGCGTCCATGCGGCCGCCAACACGTTCACGGACGTGCCCGCGTGGCACGCCAGGCTCGGGGGCCGCTGGGTGGTGGGGACGTCGATGCACCCGGAGCGCGGCGAGTCGCGGTTCGACGTCGTCATGCCACCGCACCCGATCGTCGCCGGCCTGCACACGCTCCACGTCGCCGACGACGAGCGGTACAGCCGTCTCGAGACCGACCCGTTCGTCGTCCCGCTCCTCGACCACGCCCACGACGGGCTCCGCCACGTCTGCGCCTGGGTGCACGACGGCGCGCACGGCCGGGCCGTGTACGACGGGCTCGGGCACGGCGCGACGTCCTACGACTCGCCGGACCGGCGCGAGCTGCTCCTCCGCGAGGTGCGCTGGCTGCTCGGCGCCTGA
- a CDS encoding xylulokinase: MTLVAGIDSSTQSVKVVVRQAGTGALARFGQAPHPDGTEVDPAAWWDALGAAIGIAGGLDDVAAVAVGGQQHGMVALDAAGEVIRPALLWNDTRSAAAAEDLIDELGDGDRAAGAAAWASAVGTVPVASLTITKLRWLRDAEPEHAARVAALALPHDWLTWKLSGGTDVEELTTDRSDASGTGYFDASADGGAGAYRPDLLARALGRDDVVLPRVLAPAERAGTAEGASSPAVLGPGAGDNAAAALALGLGPGDVALSVGTSGVVSAVVDHPVADPTGLVAGFADATGRYLPLAVTLNASQVLDRVAGLLGVDHGGLAELALAASPGAGGLVCVPYLAGERTPNKPLATGAFHGLTLGNATRENLARAAFEGVLCSLADGLDAVRTQGLDVASIQLVGGAARSRALTAIAPTVLGRPVVVPQPSEFVADGAARQAAWVLAGGEAPPEWTASRSRTYEAAQAPEVRERYARARELTVERS; this comes from the coding sequence ATGACTCTCGTCGCGGGCATCGACTCCTCCACGCAGTCCGTCAAGGTCGTCGTCCGGCAGGCCGGGACGGGCGCGCTCGCCCGGTTCGGGCAGGCGCCGCACCCGGACGGCACCGAGGTCGACCCGGCGGCGTGGTGGGACGCGCTCGGCGCGGCGATCGGCATCGCGGGCGGGCTGGACGACGTCGCCGCCGTCGCCGTCGGCGGGCAGCAGCACGGCATGGTCGCGCTCGACGCCGCCGGAGAGGTGATCCGGCCCGCCCTGCTGTGGAACGACACGCGCTCGGCCGCGGCCGCCGAGGACCTGATCGACGAGCTGGGCGACGGCGACCGGGCGGCCGGTGCCGCGGCGTGGGCGAGCGCCGTCGGCACCGTCCCGGTCGCGTCGCTCACGATCACGAAGCTGCGCTGGCTGCGGGACGCGGAGCCGGAGCACGCGGCGCGGGTGGCGGCGCTCGCGCTCCCGCACGACTGGCTCACGTGGAAGCTGTCCGGAGGGACCGACGTCGAGGAGCTGACGACCGACCGCTCCGACGCCTCCGGCACCGGCTACTTCGACGCGTCGGCCGACGGGGGCGCGGGTGCGTACCGGCCCGACCTGCTCGCGCGTGCGCTGGGCCGTGACGACGTCGTGCTCCCGCGCGTCCTGGCGCCCGCCGAGCGCGCGGGGACGGCGGAGGGCGCGAGCAGTCCTGCGGTGCTCGGCCCCGGTGCGGGCGACAACGCGGCGGCGGCGCTGGCCCTCGGGCTCGGCCCGGGCGACGTCGCGCTGTCCGTGGGCACGTCCGGCGTGGTGAGCGCCGTCGTCGACCACCCGGTCGCCGACCCCACCGGCCTCGTCGCGGGTTTCGCGGACGCCACCGGCCGATACCTCCCGCTCGCCGTCACGCTCAACGCCTCGCAGGTGCTCGACCGTGTCGCGGGGCTGCTCGGCGTCGACCACGGCGGCCTCGCCGAGCTCGCGCTCGCGGCGTCCCCCGGCGCCGGCGGGCTCGTGTGCGTGCCGTACCTCGCGGGGGAGCGCACGCCGAACAAGCCGCTCGCCACCGGCGCGTTCCACGGCCTCACGCTGGGGAACGCGACCCGGGAGAACCTCGCCAGGGCCGCGTTCGAGGGCGTCCTGTGCTCGCTCGCCGACGGGCTCGACGCCGTGCGCACGCAGGGCCTGGACGTCGCGTCGATCCAGCTGGTCGGGGGTGCGGCACGTTCGCGCGCGCTGACCGCGATCGCCCCGACCGTGCTGGGCCGGCCGGTCGTTGTCCCGCAGCCGAGCGAGTTCGTGGCCGACGGCGCCGCGCGTCAGGCCGCGTGGGTGCTCGCCGGCGGCGAGGCCCCGCCGGAGTGGACGGCGTCGCGCTCGAGGACGTACGAGGCCGCCCAGGCCCCCGAGGTCCGCGAGCGTTACGCTCGGGCTCGCGAGCTGACCGTGGAGCGCAGCTGA
- the xylA gene encoding xylose isomerase, producing the protein MTRTPTTQDKFSFGLWTVGWTGRDQFGEASRPALDPWDYLGPLAEAGAWGITFHDDDVVPFGTPDAEREQILTRFKQVADDAGLVIEMVTTNLFSHPVFKDGGFTANDRGVRRFALRKVLRNVDLAAELGAATFVMWGGREGAEYDGAKDVNAALDRYREGIDTVAAYIKEKGYDLRIALEPKPNEPRGDIFLPTVGHALGFIAELEHGDIVGLNPEVGHEQMAALNYTHGIAQALWSGKLFHIDLNGQRSIKYDQDLVFGHGDLLSAFFTVDLLENGFPSGGPTYDGPRHFDYKPSRTEGFDGVWASARANMETYLLLAEKARAYRADPRVQEAFAASGVLELSAPTLSDGESIADLLADRGAFEDYDADAAGARETNFVELNQLAIAHLVG; encoded by the coding sequence ATGACGCGCACCCCCACGACCCAGGACAAGTTCTCGTTCGGCCTGTGGACGGTCGGCTGGACCGGCCGCGACCAGTTCGGCGAGGCCAGCCGCCCTGCGCTCGACCCGTGGGACTACCTCGGCCCGCTCGCGGAGGCCGGTGCGTGGGGCATCACGTTCCACGACGACGACGTCGTCCCGTTCGGCACGCCCGACGCCGAGCGTGAGCAGATCCTCACGCGCTTCAAGCAGGTGGCCGACGACGCCGGTCTCGTCATCGAGATGGTCACCACGAACCTGTTCAGCCACCCGGTGTTCAAGGACGGCGGCTTCACCGCGAACGACCGGGGCGTCCGTCGCTTCGCCCTGCGGAAGGTGCTGCGCAACGTCGACCTCGCGGCCGAGCTCGGCGCGGCGACGTTCGTCATGTGGGGCGGCCGCGAGGGCGCCGAGTACGACGGCGCCAAGGACGTGAACGCGGCGCTCGACCGGTACCGCGAGGGCATCGACACCGTCGCCGCGTACATCAAGGAGAAGGGCTACGACCTGCGCATCGCGCTCGAGCCGAAGCCGAACGAGCCGCGCGGCGACATCTTCCTCCCGACGGTCGGGCACGCTCTCGGCTTCATCGCCGAGCTCGAGCACGGCGACATCGTGGGCCTCAACCCGGAGGTCGGGCACGAGCAGATGGCCGCCCTCAACTACACCCACGGGATCGCGCAGGCGCTGTGGAGCGGCAAGCTCTTCCACATCGACCTCAACGGGCAGCGCTCGATCAAGTACGACCAGGACCTCGTGTTCGGCCACGGCGACCTGCTGAGCGCGTTCTTCACCGTCGACCTGCTGGAGAACGGCTTCCCGTCCGGCGGCCCTACGTACGACGGCCCGCGCCACTTCGACTACAAGCCGTCCCGCACCGAGGGCTTCGACGGCGTGTGGGCGTCCGCGCGCGCGAACATGGAGACGTACCTCCTGCTCGCCGAGAAGGCGCGCGCCTATCGCGCCGACCCACGCGTGCAGGAGGCGTTCGCGGCGTCCGGAGTCCTGGAGCTCAGCGCCCCGACGCTGTCCGACGGCGAGTCGATCGCCGACCTGCTCGCGGACCGCGGCGCGTTCGAGGACTACGACGCTGACGCCGCCGGCGCCCGCGAGACGAACTTCGTGGAGCTGAACCAGCTCGCGATCGCGCACCTCGTCGGCTGA
- a CDS encoding ROK family protein — protein MDEDARRLGRGRGGEPAARQASLRAHNLSLLLRHVPAGAPGISRAELANRTGLTRATVSTLVEALLAARVLAWLPFASTGSAGRPPTPVALARGTVAGLGLEVTPEHVAACAVDLAGEVLALELRPLPAGGAADVLAATAALGADVARRTSDGGARLVGTTLAVPGIVRDGVVVDAPNLGWTDVDADGALRSAPEFAPLAALPLDVGNEASLGALAQADALRSDVRTFLYVSGDVGVGGCVVLDGVALGGQHGWAGEVGHVVVDPSGPLCRCGSQGCLEQYAGAAALRRWPTSRVGSALGIALASTINVVDVSTVLLGGTLAPLVPELRPALEAELARRVLAYPWSPVAVLAAPVREHAALLGAALAQTSAVLADPSGRLLTS, from the coding sequence GTGGACGAGGATGCGCGGCGGCTGGGCCGCGGGCGCGGCGGCGAGCCGGCAGCCCGGCAGGCCAGCCTGCGGGCGCACAACCTCTCGCTGCTCCTTCGGCACGTGCCCGCCGGCGCGCCGGGGATCTCGCGCGCGGAGCTCGCGAACCGGACCGGGCTGACGCGGGCGACCGTCTCGACGCTCGTCGAGGCCTTGCTCGCGGCGCGGGTGCTCGCCTGGTTGCCGTTCGCGAGCACGGGGTCGGCCGGCCGGCCGCCGACGCCGGTCGCGCTCGCACGCGGCACCGTCGCCGGGCTCGGGCTCGAGGTGACGCCCGAGCACGTGGCGGCGTGCGCCGTCGACCTCGCCGGCGAGGTCCTCGCCCTCGAGCTGCGCCCCCTCCCCGCGGGAGGGGCCGCGGACGTGCTCGCGGCGACCGCGGCGCTCGGCGCCGACGTCGCGCGGCGCACGTCCGACGGCGGTGCGCGCCTCGTCGGGACCACGCTCGCCGTCCCCGGGATCGTGCGGGACGGCGTCGTCGTCGACGCCCCGAACCTCGGGTGGACGGACGTCGACGCCGACGGCGCGCTGCGGTCCGCTCCGGAGTTCGCGCCGCTCGCGGCGCTCCCGCTCGACGTCGGGAACGAGGCGAGCCTCGGGGCGCTCGCCCAGGCCGACGCGCTCCGGTCGGACGTGCGGACCTTCCTCTACGTGTCGGGCGACGTCGGCGTGGGCGGGTGCGTGGTGCTCGACGGCGTGGCGCTCGGCGGGCAGCACGGCTGGGCCGGGGAGGTGGGGCACGTCGTCGTCGACCCGTCCGGACCGCTCTGCCGGTGCGGCTCGCAGGGCTGCCTGGAGCAGTACGCCGGCGCGGCGGCCCTGAGGCGCTGGCCGACCTCGCGGGTGGGCTCGGCTCTCGGGATCGCGCTCGCGTCGACGATCAACGTGGTGGACGTGAGCACCGTCCTGCTCGGCGGGACGCTGGCGCCGCTCGTGCCCGAGCTCCGGCCCGCTCTCGAGGCGGAGCTCGCACGGCGCGTGCTCGCGTACCCGTGGTCGCCGGTCGCGGTGCTGGCCGCGCCGGTCCGCGAGCACGCCGCTCTCCTCGGCGCGGCGCTGGCGCAGACCTCGGCGGTGCTCGCCGACCCCTCCGGGCGGCTCCTCACCTCCTGA
- a CDS encoding SDR family NAD(P)-dependent oxidoreductase: MTSPTPVAGRFDGAVALVVGAAHGIGRACAHRLAAEGARVAVADLDHDVAVTVTDALPGAGHLAVTLDVTDRASVDAAVADVVARAGTLDLLVHVAGADSAHPAFEETDDDVWRAMLDLNLVGTARTCRAAVPHLRRSTWGPAIVTTSSVNALLALGSEPYSAAKAGLSSLTQNLAATLGPEGIRINTVAPGTIRTRNWDNQPGGADRLRGLYPLGRVGEPEDVAAAVAFLASHDAAWITGVTLPIDGGLLTGPGLIPGDERT, encoded by the coding sequence ATGACCTCCCCCACCCCCGTCGCCGGCCGCTTCGACGGCGCCGTCGCCCTCGTCGTCGGCGCCGCTCACGGCATCGGTCGGGCGTGCGCCCACCGCCTCGCCGCCGAGGGCGCACGGGTCGCCGTCGCGGACCTGGACCACGACGTCGCCGTCACCGTCACCGACGCCCTGCCCGGCGCGGGGCACCTCGCCGTGACGCTCGACGTCACGGACCGCGCCTCCGTCGATGCGGCGGTGGCCGACGTCGTCGCCCGCGCCGGCACGCTCGATCTGCTCGTCCACGTCGCGGGCGCGGACTCCGCGCACCCCGCGTTCGAGGAGACCGACGACGACGTCTGGCGCGCCATGCTCGACCTCAACCTCGTGGGCACCGCACGCACGTGCCGGGCCGCGGTCCCGCACCTGCGGCGCAGCACGTGGGGTCCGGCGATCGTCACGACGAGCAGCGTCAACGCCCTGCTGGCGCTCGGCAGCGAGCCGTACTCGGCGGCGAAGGCCGGCTTGTCGTCGCTCACCCAGAACCTCGCGGCGACGCTCGGCCCGGAGGGCATCCGGATCAACACCGTGGCCCCCGGCACGATCCGCACCCGGAACTGGGACAACCAGCCCGGCGGCGCGGACAGACTGCGCGGCCTGTACCCGCTCGGGCGGGTCGGCGAACCGGAGGACGTGGCCGCCGCCGTCGCGTTCCTCGCCTCGCACGACGCGGCCTGGATCACCGGCGTCACGCTGCCGATCGACGGCGGGCTGCTCACCGGGCCCGGGCTCATCCCCGGCGACGAGCGCACCTGA
- a CDS encoding PH domain-containing protein yields MTEAAPSETETADDGVPWVALHRDTLKVTALFMVGVAIAAGVPTAMGVAAGTSWGVALAWVLPGAVLLVAVGTVLDGLRVRFTRYRVAETRVEMSSGILFRRRRSLARDRIRSVDVNANPLQRVFGLVTVKVGTAETGSGSGSATERSLVLDSVARAEGDRLRAELLRRGVEGDGAAPDEQRLATWEPVWLRYAPLSFLTPLIPTALVGFTFQVADWFGRGGLPVEIVAGWVETYGPWPVLLLGFGAFVVLGAIGSLAIHAEAWWNHRLDREPGGTLRVRRGLLVSRSLSLEEERIRGVEIVEPIGIRSARAARLDVVAIGLKTDEGRSDLTTLVPPAPRAVTLAAAEAVVGPVDVELSGHPRAARTRRLRWAAVVVLGLALVAVVVHVLWSPSAFWSVVTIGAALLLAVGAVAIAVDAYASLGHALTERHLVARSGSVRRATVHLDRPGIIGWRIRQSVFQRRMGLMTLEATTAAGRGHYAVVDAGSGQGLQVAADAVPGLLEPFLVRAGDPEPARDA; encoded by the coding sequence ATGACCGAGGCCGCGCCGTCGGAGACCGAGACCGCCGACGACGGCGTCCCCTGGGTGGCGCTGCACCGCGACACGCTCAAGGTGACGGCGCTGTTCATGGTGGGCGTCGCGATCGCGGCGGGGGTGCCGACGGCGATGGGTGTCGCGGCGGGGACGTCCTGGGGCGTGGCGCTCGCGTGGGTCCTGCCCGGCGCCGTCCTCCTCGTGGCCGTCGGGACCGTGCTGGACGGGCTCCGCGTGCGCTTCACGCGCTACCGCGTCGCGGAGACCCGGGTGGAGATGAGCTCCGGCATCCTGTTCCGACGACGGCGGTCGCTCGCCCGGGACCGGATCCGTTCCGTCGACGTCAACGCGAACCCGCTGCAGCGCGTCTTCGGCCTCGTCACCGTCAAGGTGGGGACGGCGGAGACCGGCAGCGGGTCCGGCTCGGCCACCGAGCGCTCGTTGGTGCTGGACTCCGTCGCCCGCGCCGAGGGCGATCGCCTGCGCGCCGAGCTGTTGCGGCGCGGGGTGGAGGGCGACGGCGCGGCGCCCGACGAGCAGCGGCTGGCGACCTGGGAGCCGGTGTGGCTGCGCTACGCGCCGCTGTCGTTCCTCACGCCGCTGATCCCGACGGCTCTCGTCGGCTTCACGTTCCAGGTCGCGGACTGGTTCGGTCGCGGCGGTCTCCCGGTCGAGATCGTGGCGGGCTGGGTCGAGACGTACGGGCCGTGGCCCGTGCTCCTGCTGGGTTTCGGGGCGTTCGTCGTGCTCGGCGCGATCGGGAGCCTCGCCATCCACGCCGAGGCGTGGTGGAACCACCGCCTGGACCGGGAGCCGGGCGGCACGCTGCGAGTGCGCCGCGGGCTGCTCGTCTCGCGGTCGCTCAGCCTCGAGGAGGAGCGGATCCGCGGCGTCGAGATCGTGGAGCCGATCGGGATCCGGTCAGCCCGCGCGGCGAGGCTCGACGTCGTCGCGATCGGGCTCAAGACCGACGAGGGCCGGAGCGACCTGACGACGTTGGTGCCGCCGGCGCCGCGCGCCGTCACGCTGGCGGCGGCGGAGGCGGTCGTCGGCCCGGTGGACGTGGAGCTGAGCGGGCACCCGCGCGCAGCCCGCACGCGGCGCCTGCGGTGGGCGGCGGTCGTGGTGCTCGGCCTGGCGCTGGTCGCGGTGGTGGTGCACGTGCTGTGGTCGCCCTCGGCGTTCTGGAGCGTGGTGACGATCGGCGCTGCGCTGCTCCTCGCCGTCGGCGCCGTGGCGATCGCCGTCGACGCCTACGCCTCCCTGGGGCACGCGCTGACCGAGCGGCACCTCGTGGCGCGGTCGGGGAGCGTGCGCCGGGCGACGGTCCACCTCGACCGGCCGGGGATCATCGGCTGGCGGATCCGCCAGTCGGTGTTCCAGCGTCGGATGGGTCTGATGACGCTCGAGGCGACGACGGCGGCGGGCCGGGGGCACTACGCCGTCGTCGATGCCGGCTCGGGTCAGGGACTCCAGGTCGCCGCCGACGCCGTGCCCGGCCTGCTGGAGCCCTTCCTCGTGCGCGCGGGCGACCCGGAACCGGCGCGCGACGCCTGA
- a CDS encoding PH domain-containing protein: MTSGVTLRPPRNRYDPRTVGWWRTQLAIATAVVVVPLVVLGVLIAPARTWLLLPAAVVGVIGLAATVALPIWWHRVHRWEITDHAVYALTGYFWRTWRVAPMSRIQTVDTTRGPVQGAFGLATLVVTTASSAGAVKLEGLDAETAAELAAELTRLTDATPGDAT, from the coding sequence ATGACGTCAGGCGTGACGCTCCGACCTCCCCGCAACCGCTACGACCCACGCACCGTCGGCTGGTGGCGCACGCAGCTCGCGATCGCGACCGCCGTCGTCGTCGTGCCGCTCGTCGTGCTCGGCGTGCTCATCGCACCGGCGCGCACGTGGCTGCTGCTCCCGGCGGCCGTCGTGGGGGTCATCGGGCTGGCGGCGACGGTCGCGCTGCCGATCTGGTGGCACCGCGTGCACCGCTGGGAGATCACCGACCACGCCGTGTACGCCCTGACCGGGTACTTCTGGCGGACGTGGCGCGTGGCGCCGATGTCGCGCATCCAGACGGTCGACACGACGCGCGGCCCGGTCCAGGGCGCGTTCGGGCTCGCGACGCTCGTCGTCACGACGGCGTCCTCCGCGGGCGCCGTGAAGCTCGAGGGGCTCGACGCCGAGACCGCGGCGGAGCTCGCCGCGGAGCTGACCCGACTGACCGACGCCACGCCGGGCGACGCGACATGA